A genomic segment from Paenibacillus sp. encodes:
- a CDS encoding Ger(x)C family spore germination protein, translating into MVRKWIGLLLLIAVSAAALSGCWNRRELNELAITVGLAIDRAEDGGVRVSAQVVEPGEVASGRAAGGGGGNRSPVTLYSAKGESVFEAVRKLTTVSPRKIYFSHLRVVVFGESLLREGIAKELEFLSRDHEVRTDFYIIAAKGVEGHEVLDQLTPLVKLPAQKLFTSLQTSEQAWAPTYGVQLDELITSIVSKGKHPVLTAIEIKGDKKAGETQKNVEEIDSPANLTYSNLVAMKGDKIVGWLTMEESKGWAYITNNVQNSVGVIDCPGGGTLSLEIVRSKSSMRAESGGGRPSLSVDVFAEANIGEVRCRVDVSNPKEIRKLEDSAERKIVELMSAAVERSQQLRTDIFGFGEELHRTSPGAWRKLEKRWDETFADLPVRFQADVKIRRIGTTNKSFLQEVEE; encoded by the coding sequence GTGGTACGAAAATGGATCGGCCTGCTGCTGCTCATTGCGGTGTCGGCCGCCGCCCTGTCGGGATGCTGGAACCGCAGGGAGCTGAACGAGCTGGCGATCACGGTCGGCCTTGCGATCGATCGGGCGGAGGACGGCGGGGTCCGCGTGTCGGCCCAAGTCGTCGAACCGGGCGAGGTGGCGAGCGGTCGAGCGGCCGGGGGCGGCGGCGGCAATCGCTCCCCTGTAACGCTGTATAGCGCGAAGGGGGAGTCGGTATTCGAAGCCGTCCGCAAATTGACGACCGTGTCGCCTCGCAAAATTTATTTCTCTCACCTGCGCGTCGTCGTGTTCGGCGAATCGCTGTTGCGGGAGGGCATCGCCAAAGAACTCGAGTTTTTGTCCCGCGACCACGAAGTGCGGACCGACTTTTATATCATCGCCGCGAAAGGCGTAGAGGGCCACGAAGTGCTCGACCAATTGACGCCGCTCGTGAAGCTGCCGGCCCAAAAGCTGTTCACGTCTTTGCAGACGTCGGAGCAGGCGTGGGCGCCGACGTATGGCGTACAGCTCGACGAACTGATAACGAGCATCGTCAGCAAGGGGAAGCATCCGGTGTTGACGGCTATCGAAATTAAAGGGGATAAGAAGGCGGGCGAAACGCAAAAGAACGTCGAAGAAATCGACAGCCCGGCAAATTTGACCTATTCGAATCTCGTTGCGATGAAGGGAGATAAGATTGTCGGTTGGCTGACGATGGAGGAGAGCAAGGGCTGGGCGTACATTACCAATAATGTGCAAAATTCCGTCGGCGTAATCGATTGCCCGGGCGGCGGAACGTTGAGCTTGGAGATCGTGCGCTCGAAGTCCAGCATGCGCGCGGAGTCGGGGGGAGGCCGGCCGTCGCTCAGCGTCGATGTGTTCGCCGAAGCGAACATCGGGGAAGTGCGATGCCGCGTCGACGTGTCGAATCCGAAAGAAATTCGCAAGCTGGAGGATTCGGCGGAACGGAAGATCGTCGAGCTGATGAGTGCCGCAGTCGAACGATCGCAGCAGCTTCGTACGGATATTTTCGGATTCGGCGAAGAACTGCATCGGACATCGCCGGGCGCGTGGCGCAAACTCGAAAAGCGGTGGGACGAAACGTTCGCAGACTTGCCCGTCCGGTTCCAAGCGGACGTGAAGATTCGGCGCATCGGCACGACGAACAAGTCGTTCTTGCAAGAAGTGGAGGAATAA
- a CDS encoding histidine phosphatase family protein produces the protein MTTIGWVRHGVTDWNLERRAQGQTDVPLNEIGREQARLLADRLQAEPAWDAIYSSDLSRALETAETIGRALGLPVVTDVRLREMSFGTMEGTTPEERLLMYGSDWETLEFGREKPEEGAARGTAFAEDAVRRYPGRRVLAVSHGALIANTLKALAPHEDWASHLRNTSVTIMRLEEAGWRCELYNCTKHIDVGA, from the coding sequence ATGACGACGATTGGATGGGTGCGCCACGGCGTGACCGACTGGAATTTGGAAAGACGAGCGCAGGGGCAGACGGACGTGCCGCTGAACGAAATCGGGAGGGAGCAGGCGCGCTTGTTGGCGGATCGGCTTCAGGCGGAGCCGGCATGGGACGCGATCTACTCTAGCGATTTGTCGAGAGCGTTGGAGACGGCGGAAACGATCGGGCGCGCGCTCGGCTTGCCCGTCGTAACCGACGTTCGGCTGCGGGAGATGTCGTTCGGCACAATGGAAGGCACGACGCCGGAGGAGCGGCTGTTGATGTACGGTTCGGACTGGGAGACGCTCGAATTCGGGCGCGAGAAGCCTGAGGAAGGGGCGGCGAGAGGAACGGCGTTCGCGGAAGACGCCGTGCGCCGGTATCCCGGTCGGCGGGTGCTCGCCGTCAGCCACGGCGCGTTGATTGCGAATACGCTCAAGGCGCTGGCGCCGCACGAGGACTGGGCGTCGCATCTTCGCAACACGTCGGTGACGATCATGCGGCTTGAGGAAGCCGGCTGGCGGTGCGAGCTGTACAATTGCACGAAGCATATCGACGTCGGCGCCTGA
- a CDS encoding BMP family ABC transporter substrate-binding protein, which translates to MRNKGWLLAACLVLLMSIVAACGGGAAEPAGGSGASGAGTAGGEAAAEEAPADAAPAKIAVVFATGGLGDKSFNDNGYAGIERAKAELGIEYDYVEPQEISEFETHHREFAKAGEYALIVGIGFDQVDAIGKVAAEFPDQKFLLIDSVVEAPNVASAIFKAHEGAFLAGALSAKKSETKKIGFVGGMDIPLINAFLAGYEAGAKFAEPSTEVLVNYVGAWNDPNTGKEMAVSMYDGGADIVYAAAGGSGLGVFTAAGEKGKWAVGADMVPSQMPDVLSSTTVKRVDNVVFDNVKAVVEGTWSGGLQDLGLKEEAVGYSVEGSNIETAQEAIDFVEDLKAKIIAGEIVVPSALDQVEPFLAGQ; encoded by the coding sequence ATGAGAAATAAAGGTTGGTTGCTGGCGGCATGTCTCGTGCTGCTCATGTCGATCGTAGCCGCGTGCGGAGGAGGCGCTGCCGAACCGGCTGGCGGCTCCGGCGCGAGCGGCGCCGGGACGGCCGGCGGCGAAGCTGCCGCGGAGGAAGCTCCGGCGGACGCGGCGCCCGCGAAAATCGCGGTCGTGTTCGCGACGGGCGGCCTCGGCGACAAATCGTTCAACGATAACGGCTACGCCGGCATCGAAAGAGCGAAAGCCGAGCTCGGCATCGAGTACGACTACGTCGAGCCGCAAGAAATTTCCGAGTTCGAGACGCATCACCGCGAATTTGCGAAAGCGGGCGAATACGCGCTGATCGTCGGCATCGGCTTCGACCAAGTCGACGCGATCGGCAAAGTAGCGGCCGAATTCCCTGACCAGAAATTCCTGCTGATCGACTCCGTCGTCGAAGCGCCGAACGTCGCTTCCGCGATCTTCAAAGCGCACGAAGGCGCCTTCCTCGCCGGCGCGCTGTCCGCGAAGAAATCCGAAACGAAGAAAATCGGCTTCGTCGGCGGCATGGACATTCCGCTTATCAACGCGTTCCTGGCGGGATACGAAGCCGGCGCGAAATTCGCGGAGCCGTCGACGGAAGTGCTCGTCAACTACGTCGGCGCATGGAACGACCCGAACACCGGCAAGGAGATGGCGGTCTCGATGTACGACGGCGGCGCGGACATCGTGTACGCGGCGGCCGGCGGCTCCGGACTCGGCGTCTTCACGGCGGCGGGGGAGAAAGGCAAATGGGCGGTCGGCGCGGACATGGTGCCGTCGCAAATGCCGGACGTCCTGTCCTCCACGACGGTCAAGCGAGTCGATAACGTCGTATTCGACAACGTGAAGGCGGTCGTCGAGGGTACGTGGTCCGGCGGCCTGCAGGACCTCGGCCTTAAAGAGGAAGCGGTCGGTTACAGCGTGGAAGGTTCCAACATCGAAACGGCCCAAGAGGCGATCGATTTCGTCGAAGATTTGAAGGCGAAGATCATCGCAGGCGAAATCGTCGTGCCGAGCGCACTGGATCAAGTCGAGCCGTTCCTCGCAGGTCAATAA
- a CDS encoding ABC transporter permease, protein MIARIKSWFSIKEIGSMAGILLLSFVVGALVLAAAGYDPFEAYAALAKGAFGDMDAVANTLAKATPLVFTGLAVAIAFRGGLFNIGAEGQLYLGALAAALAGVYFNGLPGALHIAVVMILAGAAGALWSSIAGFMKVRWQAHEVIVTIMLNYIALSLTDYLVNYKFKAEGMVPRTEQIAESAQLLRLVAHSQWTIGFLFALAAAGFAYWFLKHTVSGYEIRAVGSNADAARTGGVSVGKRIVFAMAASGAFAGLAGAVEVMGVHHYFIKGISPGYGFDGIAVAVLAKNHPLAIVLSAILFGALRSGSMLLDRTTDVPGDFVIIIQALVILFVAIPWAFRKLKLKKRGGAR, encoded by the coding sequence GTGATCGCGCGAATAAAATCTTGGTTTTCGATAAAAGAAATCGGCTCGATGGCCGGCATCCTGCTGCTGTCTTTCGTCGTCGGCGCTCTCGTGCTCGCGGCGGCCGGCTACGACCCGTTCGAGGCGTACGCCGCGCTCGCGAAAGGCGCTTTCGGCGACATGGACGCCGTCGCGAACACGCTGGCGAAGGCGACGCCGCTCGTGTTCACCGGCCTCGCGGTCGCCATCGCCTTCCGCGGAGGACTGTTCAATATCGGCGCGGAAGGACAGCTTTATCTCGGCGCGCTCGCCGCGGCGCTTGCCGGCGTGTACTTCAACGGGCTGCCGGGGGCGCTGCATATCGCCGTCGTCATGATCCTCGCGGGCGCCGCGGGGGCGCTCTGGTCGTCGATCGCCGGCTTCATGAAGGTGCGATGGCAGGCGCATGAGGTGATCGTGACGATCATGCTGAACTATATCGCACTATCGCTGACGGATTATCTCGTCAATTACAAGTTTAAAGCCGAAGGCATGGTTCCGCGGACGGAACAAATCGCGGAGAGCGCGCAGCTGCTGCGGCTCGTGGCGCACAGCCAATGGACGATCGGCTTCTTGTTCGCTTTGGCGGCGGCCGGCTTTGCGTATTGGTTTTTGAAGCATACCGTGTCCGGTTACGAAATTCGGGCCGTCGGCTCGAACGCGGACGCCGCAAGAACGGGCGGCGTCTCCGTCGGGAAGCGCATCGTGTTCGCGATGGCGGCAAGCGGCGCGTTCGCCGGCCTCGCCGGCGCCGTCGAAGTGATGGGCGTGCATCATTACTTCATTAAAGGCATTTCCCCGGGCTATGGCTTCGACGGCATCGCCGTCGCCGTGCTCGCGAAAAACCACCCGCTCGCCATCGTGCTGTCGGCGATTTTGTTCGGGGCGCTGCGTTCCGGCTCGATGCTGCTCGACCGGACGACCGACGTGCCGGGCGATTTTGTCATCATCATCCAAGCGCTGGTCATCCTATTCGTGGCCATCCCTTGGGCGTTCCGGAAACTGAAGCTGAAGAAACGGGGGGGAGCGCGATGA
- a CDS encoding GerAB/ArcD/ProY family transporter produces MVRGNLTSFQLFSFMFLFELGSAIVVGLGMDAKQDAWLAVLLGMLPSVGIFAVYCYLYSHYPDRPVTDYIPIILGRWIGYPIAVVYIAYFIYIAGRILRDVGDLLIATNYNETPLFVVNGLLLLVVLYGVYLGLGTIGKAGELFLLIAVSFILFLLAALFLSPQAVKPEQLLPVLENGWKPVLATAFPLTATFPFGETIAFAAILPALKRRKSAWPAGASAIVLSGLLLAAIRAVDIAVLGAQYAAGSQFPFLETTRRISIGDFVQRMDALVLSTLVISAFFKIAAFGYAAVAGIRCLLRQWNVPAWLPIVAVAAAAYVASLKMARNVVEHLETGLELVPKTMHVPLQYAIPLLLAAVVFIRGAVGASGPMPGANADR; encoded by the coding sequence ATGGTCCGGGGGAACTTGACGTCCTTTCAATTGTTTTCGTTCATGTTTTTATTCGAACTCGGCAGCGCCATCGTCGTCGGCCTAGGCATGGACGCGAAGCAGGACGCGTGGCTCGCCGTGCTGCTCGGCATGTTGCCCAGCGTCGGGATCTTCGCTGTTTATTGTTACTTGTACTCGCATTATCCCGACCGCCCGGTGACCGACTACATTCCGATTATTTTAGGGCGTTGGATCGGTTACCCGATCGCCGTCGTCTACATCGCATATTTTATATACATCGCCGGGCGTATCCTTCGCGACGTCGGCGATTTGCTCATCGCGACCAATTACAATGAAACGCCCCTGTTCGTCGTGAACGGGCTGCTGTTGCTCGTTGTCCTGTACGGCGTCTATCTCGGCTTGGGCACGATCGGCAAGGCTGGGGAGCTGTTTTTGCTGATCGCGGTGTCGTTTATCTTGTTTCTGCTCGCCGCCCTGTTTCTTTCACCGCAGGCGGTGAAGCCCGAACAGCTGCTTCCCGTGCTCGAGAACGGCTGGAAGCCGGTGCTCGCGACCGCGTTTCCCCTGACCGCGACGTTCCCGTTCGGGGAGACGATCGCGTTCGCGGCGATTCTCCCCGCCTTGAAGCGCCGCAAATCCGCATGGCCGGCCGGCGCGTCGGCGATCGTGCTGAGCGGCTTGCTGCTCGCCGCCATCCGCGCCGTCGATATCGCCGTGCTGGGCGCCCAATACGCGGCGGGTTCGCAGTTCCCGTTCCTCGAGACGACGCGGCGCATCAGCATCGGCGACTTCGTCCAGCGGATGGACGCGCTCGTCCTGTCCACGCTCGTCATCAGCGCCTTCTTCAAGATCGCTGCGTTCGGTTATGCCGCCGTCGCCGGCATTCGATGCCTGCTGCGGCAGTGGAACGTTCCGGCCTGGCTGCCGATCGTCGCGGTCGCGGCCGCCGCGTACGTCGCATCGCTGAAAATGGCGCGCAACGTCGTCGAACATCTCGAAACCGGACTGGAGCTCGTCCCGAAGACGATGCACGTGCCGCTCCAATACGCGATCCCGCTGCTGCTGGCCGCCGTCGTCTTCATTCGCGGCGCCGTCGGCGCGAGCGGCCCGATGCCGGGCGCGAACGCCGACCGGTAA
- a CDS encoding endospore germination permease, whose amino-acid sequence MANRRVGISRRELMIAVLLYTLGDAVLVIPGIMAAETGRDAWIAGIASIGVGLLLVSFYCSIAGRHPDKTLVQYSEAVLGRWMGKAISLLYLWFMFILCSILLREVGDFLTTLVLPETPIQAIMMLFLGVAVWGARLGINTIARAAEVFLPWIVLMFFVGVVFLLPEAKFEKAMPILENGVLPLLPGIYVFSAIPFVELSVFLMVLPAVESPDRTRLPFAIGALTGGLALLLVITLCILVLGAEETARQQYPTYSVSRQITFGDWLQRMEIVLAGTWFITIFFKLTIALYSLCTGFSQWLGGKSGAPLAMPVGILVLVVSLAVAPNIVTFNESAIRNWPAFAMTCGIMIPALLWAADWIKCSMTEDADE is encoded by the coding sequence ATGGCGAATCGGCGGGTCGGAATCAGCCGGCGGGAATTAATGATCGCCGTGCTGCTGTATACGCTCGGCGACGCCGTGCTGGTCATTCCGGGCATCATGGCGGCCGAAACGGGGCGGGACGCTTGGATCGCCGGTATCGCCAGCATCGGAGTGGGACTCCTCCTCGTCTCCTTCTATTGCAGCATCGCCGGCAGACACCCGGATAAAACGCTGGTTCAATACAGCGAAGCGGTCCTGGGACGATGGATGGGGAAAGCGATTTCCCTCTTATATTTGTGGTTCATGTTCATCTTGTGCTCCATCCTCCTTCGGGAGGTCGGCGATTTCCTAACGACGCTCGTTTTGCCGGAAACGCCGATTCAGGCGATCATGATGCTGTTTCTTGGCGTTGCCGTATGGGGCGCTCGGCTCGGCATCAACACGATCGCCCGCGCTGCGGAAGTGTTTTTGCCGTGGATCGTGTTGATGTTTTTCGTAGGCGTCGTGTTTTTGCTGCCGGAGGCGAAGTTTGAGAAGGCGATGCCGATCTTGGAGAACGGAGTGCTGCCGCTGCTGCCCGGCATATATGTGTTTTCGGCCATTCCGTTCGTCGAACTTTCCGTGTTCCTCATGGTGCTGCCCGCGGTGGAAAGCCCCGACCGGACGAGGCTGCCGTTCGCGATCGGCGCGCTGACCGGGGGTCTCGCGCTGCTGCTCGTCATAACGCTGTGCATCCTCGTCTTGGGGGCGGAGGAGACGGCGCGGCAGCAGTATCCTACATACAGCGTCTCGCGGCAAATTACGTTCGGCGATTGGCTGCAGCGGATGGAAATCGTGCTGGCGGGAACCTGGTTTATCACCATCTTCTTTAAGCTGACGATCGCGCTGTACTCCTTGTGCACGGGATTTTCGCAATGGCTCGGAGGGAAGAGCGGGGCGCCGCTGGCGATGCCGGTCGGCATACTCGTGCTCGTCGTTTCGCTGGCCGTTGCCCCGAACATCGTCACTTTTAACGAGTCGGCGATCCGAAATTGGCCCGCGTTCGCGATGACTTGTGGTATTATGATTCCAGCGCTGCTGTGGGCGGCGGATTGGATCAAATGCAGCATGACGGAGGATGCGGACGAATGA
- a CDS encoding spore germination protein, with amino-acid sequence MSVQASVHRDAAASRKLRRIDGDVERMLTLMREDLGRSPDIVFREFRIGASKQAALIYTDGLADSSQMHEMLIDSHLQEAPNVDARWFRDTFPSVPQLSEISDPDMLYTSILSGNCVVIVEGQTVAYSFDTPGWEQRGVSESSTQTVIRGPKEAFTENIRTNTALVRRRIKDPRLWMEHRYVGRVTKTTVALMYVKGIVNDDIVEEVRRRLDRIDIDGVLEGGYIEEFIQDETYTPFPTVFNTERPDTVAAGLLEGRVAILVDGTPFVLLVPVLFAQNLQAAEDYYQRADIATLLRVLRYAGFMITMLGPSIYIAVITFHQELIPTPLLISLAAQREGIPFPAFVEAMMMEITFEFLREAGIRMPKTVGQTISIVGALVIGQAAVEAGIVSAVMVIVVSSTAVASFILPAFNLSIAVRILRFVLMGLAASFGLFGVTIGLLALVLHLSSLRSFGVPYLSPFAPFVLRDQKDTIFRAPMWAMSTRPKKLGVKNVKRVDREPKQDE; translated from the coding sequence ATGTCGGTTCAAGCTTCTGTGCATCGCGACGCGGCAGCTTCGAGAAAACTGCGGCGCATCGACGGCGACGTGGAGCGGATGCTTACGCTTATGCGCGAAGATCTCGGCCGCAGTCCCGATATCGTGTTCCGGGAATTCCGCATCGGCGCCTCGAAGCAAGCGGCGCTGATATACACCGACGGGCTCGCGGATTCGAGCCAAATGCACGAAATGCTTATCGATTCGCATCTTCAAGAGGCCCCGAATGTCGACGCTCGGTGGTTTCGAGATACGTTCCCCAGCGTGCCGCAGCTTTCCGAAATCTCTGATCCGGACATGCTCTACACTTCGATCTTGTCCGGGAACTGCGTCGTGATCGTGGAAGGGCAAACGGTCGCGTACTCGTTCGACACGCCCGGCTGGGAGCAGCGCGGCGTATCCGAATCGTCGACGCAGACGGTCATTCGCGGTCCGAAGGAAGCGTTCACGGAAAATATCCGCACGAATACCGCGTTGGTGCGCCGTCGGATCAAAGATCCAAGGCTGTGGATGGAGCATCGGTACGTCGGGCGCGTCACGAAGACGACCGTCGCGCTCATGTACGTGAAGGGGATCGTCAACGACGACATCGTGGAAGAAGTGCGCCGGAGGCTCGACCGCATCGACATCGACGGCGTGCTGGAGGGCGGATATATCGAGGAGTTTATTCAGGACGAGACCTACACGCCGTTCCCGACGGTGTTCAATACGGAGCGTCCGGATACGGTGGCGGCCGGACTGCTCGAGGGGCGCGTCGCCATCTTGGTCGACGGCACGCCGTTCGTGCTGCTGGTGCCGGTGCTGTTCGCGCAAAATTTGCAGGCCGCGGAGGATTACTATCAGCGGGCCGACATCGCCACGCTGCTGCGCGTGCTGCGGTATGCGGGTTTTATGATTACGATGCTCGGCCCTTCCATCTATATTGCCGTGATCACGTTTCACCAGGAACTGATTCCTACGCCGCTATTAATTAGCTTGGCGGCGCAGCGCGAAGGCATTCCGTTCCCGGCGTTCGTAGAAGCGATGATGATGGAAATTACGTTCGAATTTCTTCGCGAAGCCGGCATTCGGATGCCGAAGACGGTCGGGCAGACGATCTCGATCGTCGGAGCGCTCGTCATCGGTCAAGCGGCCGTCGAAGCGGGCATCGTATCGGCGGTCATGGTCATCGTCGTTTCCAGCACGGCGGTCGCCTCCTTCATTTTGCCGGCGTTCAATCTCTCGATCGCGGTGCGCATTTTGCGGTTCGTGCTCATGGGGCTCGCCGCGTCCTTCGGATTGTTCGGGGTGACGATCGGGCTGCTCGCTTTGGTGCTCCATCTCAGCTCGCTCCGCTCGTTCGGCGTGCCGTATTTGTCGCCGTTCGCGCCGTTCGTGCTGCGCGATCAGAAGGACACGATCTTCCGCGCGCCGATGTGGGCGATGTCGACGCGGCCGAAAAAGCTCGGGGTCAAAAACGTAAAGAGGGTAGACCGCGAGCCGAAACAGGACGAATGA
- a CDS encoding ABC transporter ATP-binding protein, translating into MYAVEMLGITKRFGPTTANDGVTLQIRSGEIHSLLGENGAGKTTLMKMLYGMLRPDAGDIRIRGESRTLHSPSDAIELGIAMVHQHFMLVDALTVAENIVLGYEPRKGALFDAKRAEREVAALAERFGMKLDPRQKVGDLPVGAKQRVEILKALYRKADVLILDEPTAVLTPLEVGDLFRVLRELRSEGKTIVIITHKLKETMELADRATVLRGGVVVATVETKETDAERLAELMVGRKVSFEPAPPSAHAERTPLLEIKNVTMTKRRVPVLRQIDLTLYSGEIVGIAGVEGNGQTELIEAITGLHPIDEGEIRFRGEDVTRAAPLERIAAGIGHIPEDRNKLGLVGAFSLKDNSILGLHRRPAFQRYRILRTSRIHEHAKVIRERYNIKSASVETPARALSGGNQQKIVIGRVLSQNPDVIVAAQPTRGVDIGAIEYIHERLIEMRDRGKAILLISAELDEIRKLSDRIAVLYEGRIAAVGSKDSFTENELGALMTIGSADAEGKGGSR; encoded by the coding sequence ATGTACGCAGTGGAGATGCTCGGCATCACGAAGCGGTTCGGCCCTACGACGGCGAACGACGGGGTGACGCTGCAAATTCGTTCCGGCGAAATTCACAGCCTGCTCGGCGAGAACGGCGCGGGCAAAACGACGCTGATGAAAATGCTATACGGCATGCTTCGTCCGGACGCGGGCGACATTCGCATCCGCGGCGAAAGCCGGACGCTGCACAGCCCGTCGGATGCGATCGAGCTCGGCATCGCCATGGTGCACCAGCATTTCATGCTGGTGGACGCGCTCACCGTCGCGGAAAACATCGTGCTCGGATACGAGCCGCGGAAAGGCGCGCTGTTCGACGCGAAGCGGGCGGAGCGGGAGGTCGCCGCGCTCGCGGAGCGGTTCGGCATGAAGCTGGACCCGCGGCAGAAGGTCGGCGATTTGCCGGTCGGCGCCAAGCAGCGGGTGGAGATTCTCAAGGCGCTGTACCGGAAGGCCGATGTGCTGATCCTCGACGAGCCGACCGCGGTGCTGACGCCGCTCGAGGTCGGCGATCTGTTCCGCGTCCTGCGCGAGCTCCGCAGTGAAGGCAAGACGATCGTCATTATTACGCATAAGCTCAAGGAAACGATGGAGCTCGCGGACCGCGCGACCGTGCTGCGGGGCGGCGTCGTCGTCGCGACCGTCGAGACGAAGGAGACCGACGCCGAACGACTCGCGGAGCTGATGGTCGGCCGGAAAGTGTCGTTCGAACCGGCTCCGCCGTCCGCGCATGCGGAGCGGACGCCGCTGCTCGAGATCAAGAACGTCACGATGACGAAGCGGCGCGTCCCGGTGCTGCGCCAGATCGACCTGACGCTGTACAGCGGGGAAATCGTGGGCATCGCCGGCGTCGAAGGCAACGGTCAAACCGAACTGATCGAGGCGATCACCGGACTGCATCCGATCGACGAAGGCGAGATTCGCTTTCGCGGCGAGGACGTCACGCGCGCGGCGCCGCTCGAGCGGATCGCCGCGGGCATCGGCCACATCCCGGAGGATCGCAATAAGCTCGGGCTCGTCGGCGCCTTCTCCTTGAAGGACAACTCGATCCTGGGGCTGCATCGCAGACCCGCGTTCCAACGGTACCGCATCCTGCGCACCTCCCGCATTCACGAGCATGCGAAGGTAATTCGCGAGCGTTACAACATTAAGTCCGCCAGCGTAGAGACGCCGGCGCGCGCGCTGTCCGGCGGCAATCAGCAAAAAATCGTCATCGGACGCGTGCTGTCGCAAAACCCGGACGTGATCGTCGCGGCTCAGCCGACGCGGGGCGTCGATATCGGCGCCATCGAGTACATTCATGAGCGGTTGATCGAAATGCGGGACCGCGGGAAGGCGATATTGCTAATCTCGGCGGAGCTCGACGAAATTCGCAAGCTGAGCGACCGGATCGCCGTCTTGTACGAAGGCCGCATCGCGGCCGTCGGCAGCAAAGATTCGTTCACGGAGAACGAGCTCGGCGCGCTCATGACGATCGGTTCGGCGGACGCGGAAGGCAAAGGAGGATCCCGGTGA
- a CDS encoding ABC transporter permease, producing MSAENYEFLVSLLASCLRISIPIAFAALGAIFCERAGIVNIGLEGMMLVGAFAGVLGSDLTGSAYVGLLFAIAAGGLFGLIHAVLTIQYKTDHIISGLGINLLALGLTTVLLQLIWGNRGKSDEVAGLGTVTIPGLSDIPVVGQLFGTASILFYVLIVAVVLSWIVLYKTVFGLRLRVIGDNPQVADTLGVNVYRMQYTCVILCGMLAGIGGAYLSIGDINLFGRDMVAGRGYIALAATIFGGWNPLGTYAGSLLFGLAQGLQIRLQLLKVPVQFVEMLPYALTLLALIVFRKSSRAPLAAGKHFRRGEG from the coding sequence ATGAGCGCGGAAAACTACGAGTTTCTCGTGTCGCTGCTGGCCAGCTGCCTCAGGATCTCGATCCCGATCGCCTTCGCCGCTCTCGGCGCGATCTTCTGCGAACGGGCGGGCATCGTGAACATCGGTCTCGAGGGGATGATGCTCGTCGGCGCGTTCGCGGGGGTGCTTGGCTCCGACCTCACCGGCAGCGCGTACGTCGGGCTGTTGTTCGCGATCGCCGCGGGCGGGCTGTTCGGTCTCATTCATGCCGTATTAACGATCCAGTACAAAACGGATCATATCATTAGCGGCCTCGGTATCAACTTGCTGGCGCTCGGCTTGACGACGGTGCTGCTGCAGCTCATTTGGGGCAACCGAGGCAAGTCGGACGAGGTGGCGGGGCTTGGCACCGTGACGATTCCGGGCCTCTCGGACATTCCGGTCGTCGGCCAGTTATTCGGCACCGCATCGATTTTGTTTTATGTCCTGATCGTCGCCGTCGTCCTGTCTTGGATCGTGCTGTACAAAACGGTGTTCGGACTTCGGCTGCGCGTCATCGGCGACAACCCGCAGGTCGCGGACACGCTCGGCGTGAACGTGTACCGCATGCAGTATACTTGCGTCATTTTGTGCGGCATGCTGGCGGGCATCGGCGGGGCGTACTTGTCGATCGGCGACATTAATTTGTTCGGGCGCGACATGGTCGCGGGGCGCGGCTACATCGCGCTCGCCGCCACGATCTTCGGCGGGTGGAACCCGCTCGGCACGTATGCCGGCAGCCTGCTGTTCGGTCTCGCGCAAGGGCTGCAAATTCGGCTTCAGCTGCTGAAGGTGCCGGTCCAGTTCGTGGAAATGCTGCCGTACGCGCTCACCTTGCTCGCCCTGATCGTCTTTCGGAAAAGCAGCCGAGCGCCGCTGGCGGCGGGGAAACATTTTCGCAGAGGAGAAGGATAA
- a CDS encoding cupin domain-containing protein: MQPTKQVSPLVELLQLKPHIEGGWYREMWRTEFEIPKSLLGGEYSGARPAATSVYFLLHPGEVSAWHKVLSDELWLWHSGSPIALTLGGDGDDPKAAKEIVLGTDWSAGQEPQALVPGGVWQTARPLGDEPALVTCIVAPGFHYDDFKLVDKAKT; encoded by the coding sequence ATGCAACCGACGAAACAAGTGTCTCCGCTCGTAGAACTATTGCAATTGAAGCCTCACATTGAAGGCGGCTGGTACCGCGAAATGTGGCGGACTGAATTCGAAATTCCGAAATCGCTGCTCGGCGGCGAATATTCCGGCGCGCGCCCGGCCGCGACGTCCGTCTATTTCCTGCTGCATCCCGGCGAAGTGTCGGCATGGCATAAAGTGCTGTCCGACGAGCTGTGGCTGTGGCATTCCGGCAGCCCGATCGCGCTGACGCTCGGCGGCGACGGGGACGATCCGAAAGCGGCGAAAGAGATTGTGCTCGGCACCGACTGGAGCGCGGGGCAGGAACCGCAGGCGCTCGTGCCCGGCGGCGTATGGCAGACGGCGCGGCCGCTCGGCGACGAGCCGGCCCTCGTCACCTGCATCGTGGCGCCCGGGTTCCATTACGACGATTTCAAGCTGGTCGATAAGGCGAAAACGTAA